In Candidatus Effluviviaceae Genus I sp., the genomic stretch CCGTATCCGCAGCCGAGCTCGAGAACATCATCCTCCCGACCGACCCGGCTGAGCAGATGCTCGATCTCCGCCTCGAGGTACTGCTGTACGCGCGGCGACGCAAGCTCGTAGCACCGCCGCAGACGCGAACCCGCCAGTCGCCTGTCGTAGTAGTCGGTCACGGCAGCCTCTCGGAGCGGCGCGGGGCGAAGACGTCAGATCGCCAGGCGGTGGGTTCGACCTTCATCGCCGCCGGCTCGGCGGACTACTCCCTTGCGCGGTACCGGTCCCGGTCGGCGAAGAAGGCCACCTCCGCGTATCCCTCGCTCACCCGCGCCGAGTGCTCGACGCCCTCGGGGATGAAGTAGGAGTCGCCTCGCGCGAACGCGTGCCGCCTGCCGCCGATGACGAGCTCGATGCTGCCCGCCACGACGACGCCCCACTGGGCCCCGTGCGAGTGCGGCGGCACGACCGCGTCCGCCTCGAA encodes the following:
- a CDS encoding cupin domain-containing protein, which encodes FEADAVVPPHSHGAQWGVVVAGSIELVIGGRRHAFARGDSYFIPEGVEHSARVSEGYAEVAFFADRDRYRARE